The following coding sequences are from one Papio anubis isolate 15944 unplaced genomic scaffold, Panubis1.0 scaffold142, whole genome shotgun sequence window:
- the LOC101011312 gene encoding A-kinase anchor protein 5: protein METTVSEIHVENKDEKRSAEGSPGAERQKEKASMLCFKRRKKAAKALKPKVGSEAADVARKCPQEAGASDQPEPPRGAWASLKRLVTRRKRSESSKQQKSLEAEVQPAVNAEDADLSKKKAKSRLKIPCIKFPRGPKRSNHSKIIEDSDCSIKVQEEAEILDIQTQTSLNDQATKAKSTQDLSEGISRKDGDKVCESNVSNSITSGEKVISVELGLDDGHSAIQTGTLILEEIETVKEKQDVQPQQAGPLETSETDHQQTVLSDVPPLPAIPAQQIMEEASNNILKSAPNGKDYESREIVAEETKPKDTELSQESDFKENGITEEKSKLEESKRIEPIAIIITDTEISEFDVKKSKNVPKQFLISTENEQVGVFANDNGFEDRTSEQYETLLIETASSLVKNAIQLSVEQLVNEMASDDNKINNLLQ, encoded by the coding sequence ATGGAAACCACAGTTTCAGAAATTCATGTAGAAAACAAGGATGAGAAGAGATCAGCAGAAGGTAGTCCTGGGGctgaaagacagaaggaaaaggcATCCATGCTTTGcttcaagagaagaaagaaagcagctAAAGCACTGAAGCCCAAAGTTGGCTCTGAAGCTGCTGATGTGGCAAGGAAGTGTCCCCAAGAAGCAGGAGCTTCTGATCAGCCAGAGCCCCCACGGGGGGCCTGGGCCTCACTCAAACGTCTTGTAACACGCAGGAAAAGGTCAGAGTCTTCAAAGCAGCAAAAGTCAttggaggctgaagtgcaacCTGCAGTAAACGCTGAGGATGCTGATCTTtctaagaaaaaggcaaaatctAGACTTAAGATTCCCTGCATAAAATTCCCAAGAGGGCCAAAAAGGAGTAATCATTCCAAAATTATAGAAGACTCAGACTGCAGCATCAAAgtccaggaagaagctgaaattTTGGATATACAAACACAGACCTCATTGAATGATCAGGCAACAAAGGCTAAGTCAACCCAGGATCTAAGTGAAGGCATCTCACGGAAAGATGGTGATAAAGTCTGTGAATCAAATGTAAGCAATAGCATAACTTCTGGAGAGAAAGTGATTTCAGTAGAACTTGGATTAGATGATGGGCATTCTGCTATTCAAACGGGAACTCTAATCCTTGAAGAAATTGAAACGGTCAAGGAAAAACAAGATGTTCAACCCCAGCAAGCAGGCCCACTTGAAACTTCAGAAACAGACCATCAGCAAACAGTACTTTCTGATGTTCCACCtttacctgcaatcccagctcaacAAATTATGGAAGAAGCCAGTAACAATATCCTAAAAAGTGCACCAAATGGGAAAGACTATGAAAGTAGAGAGATTGTGGCTGAAGAAACTAAGCCAAAAGATACTGAATTGAGCCAAGAatcagattttaaagaaaatgggaTCACTGAAGAGAAGTCCAAATTAGAAGAAAGCAAACGAATAGAACcaattgctattattattacagaCACTGAAATCAGTGAATTTGATGTTAAGAAATCAAAAAATGTCCCTAAGCAATTCTTAATTTCAACTGAAAATGAGCAAGTAGGGGTTTTTGCTAATGATAATGGTTTTGAGGATAGAACTTCAGAACAATATGAAACACTCTTAATTGAAACAGCCTCTTCTCTTGTCAAGAATGCTATTCAGTTGTCAGTAGAACAGCTGGTTAATGAAATGGCCTctgatgataataaaataaacaatcttCTACAGTGA